The following are encoded together in the Phaseolus vulgaris cultivar G19833 chromosome 9, P. vulgaris v2.0, whole genome shotgun sequence genome:
- the LOC137822298 gene encoding uncharacterized protein gives MDRLRETCDGSGGKMFLSGKENEKVWSEKGTQKMRFVKIKKKGSGVETEMECLGINTISQAEAKAEQKQQYQTAPVIKTEKRVLRRELGRMENNFELFKLELMSIKFMDAFRNEVQDHYAESASVSVLVNDIPTGEFSPRRGLHQGDPLAPFLFLIVAEGLAGVSRMAEEKNLIDSLEVGRAKVKVNMLQYADDTLFFCEANTKSVFNIKAILLCFELTSGLKENFLKSRIGGMGLDQCSLQRFTAILNCKVMVTPFVYLGLPVGGCHKRGVFWNGVLERVKGKLSRWKGRWLSMAGRICLIKSVLSSLPLFFMSLFKLPSRVADKLVRIQRNFLWGWGSDGRKIAWASWNKVCEPRDYGGLGIIDLRTFNLALLGKWIWRWGSAKGGLWKEILDSKYGGWRNLRAEGKPCRGSLWWRDLKEVWASEGWGRSFEDGIEWKVGDGGNISFWEDSWLNCGALKGMFPRLYSLSMAKAAKVAEIGNWSNGVWIWHLCWRRSLFDWEKLLEEQLSQLLQGIKMDARGVDSWVWKAEGSQSFTVNSAYIKVRRVSDGEFSPIYCRLWRCKALPSAVFLAWRVLENRIATRVNLVRRGVVVENPVCCLCGKVEESSSHLFSVCDFSWRVWCLCFEWLGVSFVIHLDPMQNFIQFRLSQTSVSVNDVWGAIWVGIVSEIWKHRNSIVFNGGVTDVLEVFASAQVKVWSWIAAKSREVYFSYPCWVMDPLACIRRKAS, from the exons ATGGATCGACTCCGGGAAACCTGCGACGGAAGTGGTGGAAAAATGTTTTTGAGTGGGAAAGAGAATGAAAAGGTTTGGAGTGAGAAAGGGACACAGAAAATGAGGTTTGTCAAGATCAAGAAAAAGGGTAGTGGAGTGGAGACTGAAATGGA ATGCCTAGGGATCAATACGATCTCACAGGCTGAAGCCAAAGCAGAACAGAAGCAGCAGTATCAGACTGCACCAGTAATCAAAACTGAAAAACGAGTTTTGAGAAGGGAGCTTGGGAGAATGGAGAATAACTT TGAATTATTTAAACTTGAATTGATGTCCATTAAATTTATGGATGCTTTTCGTAATGAAGTTCAAGACCATTATGCAG AATCTGCTTCAGTCTCTGTATTAGTGAACGACATCCCAACTGGGGAATTTTCTCCTAGGAGGGGACTTCATCAAGGTGACCCGCTTGCTCCGTTCCTCTTCCTCATAGTTGCTGAAGGGTTGGCTGGGGTGTCTAGGATGGCGGAAGAGAAGAATTTGATTGACAGTCTGGAGGTTGGAAGAGCTAAGGTGAAGGTTAATATGTTACAATACGCTGATGATACCTTATTCTTCTGCGAAGCGAATACCAAAagtgtttttaatattaaggctattttgctttgctttgaGCTTACTTCTGGGCTTAAGGAGAATTTTCTAAAAAGCAGAATTGGCGGGATGGGGTTGGATCAGTGTTCGCTTCAGCGTTTTACAGCTATTCTTAACTGTAAGGTGATGGTAACTCCTTTTGTTTATTTAGGATTACCGGTAGGTGGGTGCCACAAGCGCGGTGTTTTTTGGAACGGGGTGTTAGAGAGAGTTAAGGGTAAGCTGTCGAGGTGGAAAGGCAGGTGGTTGTCAATGGCTGGGAGGATCTGTTTGATTAAGTCAGTCCTCTCCTCACTCCCGTTATTCTTTATGTCCTTATTCAAGCTGCCATCTAGGGTGGCTGACAAGTTAGTTCGGATCCAAAGGAATTTCCTTTGGGGATGGGGCTCTGACGGAAGGAAAATCGCTTGGGCCTCTTGGAATAAGGTCTGTGAGCCTCGGGACTACGGGGGTCTTGGAATCATTGATTTAAGGACTTTTAACCTGGCCCTGCTAGGCAAGTGGATTTGGAGGTGGGGTTCGGCCAAGGGAGGTTTGTGGAAAGAGATTCTCGACTCTAAATATGGTGGTTGGAGGAATTTGAGAGCGGAAGGTAAACCTTGCAGGGGTTCCCTATGGTGGAGAGACTTGAAGGAGGTTTGGGCCTCTGAGGGCTGGGGcagaagttttgaagatgggATTGAGTGGAAAGTTGGTGATGGAGGGAATATTTCTTTCTGGGAAGATAGCTGGTTGAACTGTGGTGCCTTGAAGGGAATGTTTCCGAGATTATATTCGCTTAGCATGGCTAAAGCTGCTAAGGTGGCCGAGATCGGGAACTGGTCTAATGGTGTTTGGATTTGGCATCTGTGTTGGCGTAGATCCCTCTTTGACTGGGAGAAGTTGTTGGAAGAGCAGTTGAGTCAGTTGCTGCAAGGGATAAAGATGGATGCGAGAGGGGTGGATAGCTGGGTCTGGAAGGCTGAGGGGTCTCAAAGTTTTACTGTTAACTCAGCTTATATTAAGGTAAGGAGGGTTAGTGATGGGGAATTCTCTCCGATTTATTGTAGGTTGTGGAGGTGTAAAGCCTTGCCTTCTGCTGTTTTCTTGGCctggagggtgttggaaaatAGGATTGCAACTAGGGTTAATTTGGTAAGGCGCGGGGTGGTGGTTGAAAACCCTGTTTGCTGCTTGTGTGGGAAGGTTGAAGAGTCGTCGAGTCACTTGTTCTCCGTTTGTGACTTTTCTTGGAGGGTCTGGTGTCTTTGCTTTGAGTGGCTTGGAGTGTCGTTCGTAATCCATTTGGATCCTATGCAAAATTTTATCCAATTCAGGTTGAGTCAGACATCGGTTTCAGTTAATGATGTTTGGGGGGCAATTTGGGTTGGAattgtgagtgaaatttggaagcATAGGAACTCGATCGTCTTTAATGGAGGAGTGACAGATGTGTTAGAAGTTTTTGCCTCTGCGCAAGTAAAGGTATGGTCTTGGATTGCTGCAAAGTCCCGTGAAGTTTACTTTTCCTACCCCTGTTGGGTTATGGATCCTTTGGCATGTATACGGCGTAAAGCTAGTTAG
- the LOC137822848 gene encoding transcription factor SPEECHLESS-like: MGDSLCDIFDDKEFGSDHFGGDDLFAILESLESDFTNFPPINEEAVAISKENEDVSRLVSQKSTSSSAPQDYSETEFETSPKTKRQKLIPTTPEESNPDGQQRMSHITVERNRRKQMNEHLSVLRSLMPCFYVKRGDQASIIGGVVDYINELQQVLQALEAKKQRKVYSEVLSPRLVSSPRPSPLSPRKPPLSPRLNLPISPRTPQPGSPYRPRLQQGYNNMISPTMSNSLDPSPTSSANSSINDNINELVANSKSATADVEVKFSGPHVLLKTVSQRIPGQALKIITALEDLALEILHVNINCAADDTMLNSFTIKIGIECQLSAEELAQQIQQTFC, translated from the exons ATGGGAGACAGCTTATGCGATATTTTCGACGACAAAGAGTTTGGGAGCGACCACTTTGGTGGGGACGATCTCTTCGCCATTTTGGAGAGCCTAGAATCGGACTTCACCAATTTCCCTCCCATTAACGAAGAAGCTGTTGCTATCTCGAAAGAGAACGAGGATGTCTCAAGATTGGTGTCCCAAAAGTCTACCTCGTCAAGTGCTCCACAAGATTATTCCGAAACTGAGTTTGAAACCTCACCAAAAACCAAGAGACAGAAGCTTATTCCTACCACGCCAGAGGAATCAAACCCAGATGGACAACAGAGGATGTCTCACATCACCGTCGAACGCAACCGGAGAAAGCAAATGAATGAACACTTGTCCGTGTTGAGGTCGCTTATGCCTTGCTTTTATGTCAAACGG GGAGATCAAGCGTCCATAATTGGAGGTGTGGTTGATTACATCAACGAGTTGCAGCAGGTGCTCCAAGCCCTGGAGGCCAAGAAACAAAGGAAAGTTTACAGCGAAGTCCTAAGCCCTAGGCTTGTTTCAAGCCCAAGGCCCTCACCTCTGAGTCCTCGGAAACCACCTCTGAGCCCGAGACTAAACTTGCCCATTAGCCCAAGAACTCCACAACCAGGAAGCCCTTACAGGCCAAGGTTGCAGCAAGGCTACAACAACATGATTTCACCAACCATGTCCAACTCTCTTGACCCTTCTCCCACTTCTTCTGCTAATTCCTCCATCAACGACAACATCAACGAGCTTGTTGCCAACTCCAAATCCGCCACTGCTGATGTGGAGGTCAAGTTTTCTGGGCCCCACGTTCTTCTCAAAACGGTGTCTCAACGAATTCCCGGACAGGCTCTGAAGATAATCACAGCACTTGAAGATCTCGCGCTAGAAATCCTCCATGTCAACATAAACTGTGCTGCTGATGATACCATGCTAAACTCATTCACTATCAAG ATTGGAATTGAATGCCAACTGAGTGCAGAAGAATTGGCTCAACAAATCCAGCAAACATTCTGCTAA